A genomic window from Maridesulfovibrio sp. includes:
- a CDS encoding ABC transporter substrate-binding protein, with product MFSIILCSFAIIATTLIVPEKCFAAINLEKVTLQLKWFHQFQFAGYYTALEKGYYEDEGLDVSIIERDLRQNPIDLVLEGTADFGVSNSEILLEYLQGKEVVLLASIFQHSPLIFISKTQPLIHSVQGLKGKTVLMNTTSQEIELKVMLDIHNVSLDDIKLIDRFAVPEDYFDPTIDVIAAYTTNQPYYFKKENVPYSIIYPYTHGVDFYGDTLFTSRHQIQEHPDRVNKFLRASLKGWQYALAHPDEIIEVIMDKFGSLKSREHLKYEAETIQNLILPDLVRIGYSNPVRWQRIGEEFKKQGLVKQTKDLTDFFYNPTEGKVTIKQETAFIAAAIFGSAMLVLLASIYVAGKLKHEIKTRLEIEKKLKESEKYYRSIFENTGTAIIIYTLENCIIKKCNEQYAELCGVPREEIENKRKVSEFIADEDSKRLRGYTKDNFLNKNSAPKSFDFKFVRANGEIRNVHANTEIINGSTNCIGSLIDMTEKVKTQELLIQTEKMISVGSLAAEMAHEINNPLAGILQAVQNIHRRISADSPASVTAAEKHGCTCEQISAFLEDRDVLRMLGTIQSAGERAANIVWTMLNFARRNDEGQSSCDLNQIFDDITNIITRDYHLNTKHYFKHTKIIKEYQENIDKISCQRIEIEQVLLNLIKNAAYATNQIAEYRQPIITLRTRTDDKFIIAEVEDNGPGMTSEVKRRVFEPFFTTKSPGIGTGLGLSVSYFIITQNHGGLFEIDTEIGKGSKFTIKIPRA from the coding sequence TTGTTTTCGATAATATTATGCTCATTCGCTATTATCGCTACAACGCTTATCGTTCCTGAAAAATGTTTTGCCGCGATAAATCTTGAAAAAGTGACCTTGCAACTCAAATGGTTTCATCAATTTCAATTTGCCGGATATTATACCGCCCTTGAAAAGGGCTACTATGAAGATGAAGGGCTAGATGTCTCCATTATTGAAAGGGATCTGCGACAGAATCCAATAGATCTTGTACTGGAAGGAACTGCTGACTTCGGGGTCAGCAATTCAGAAATTCTTCTTGAGTACCTTCAAGGGAAAGAAGTAGTACTGTTGGCATCCATCTTTCAACATTCCCCGCTTATTTTTATTTCCAAAACGCAACCCCTAATTCACTCAGTACAGGGACTCAAGGGCAAAACAGTATTAATGAATACGACTTCCCAGGAAATCGAACTGAAAGTCATGCTGGACATTCATAATGTTTCTCTGGACGACATTAAGCTTATTGACCGATTTGCCGTTCCGGAAGACTATTTTGACCCAACAATAGATGTTATCGCAGCCTACACCACCAACCAACCATATTACTTTAAAAAAGAAAACGTACCCTACTCCATAATCTATCCATACACACACGGAGTTGATTTCTATGGAGATACTCTTTTCACTTCCCGCCATCAGATTCAGGAACACCCGGATCGGGTAAATAAATTTCTGCGGGCCAGCCTGAAAGGCTGGCAATACGCTCTGGCACATCCGGACGAGATAATTGAAGTCATTATGGATAAATTCGGTTCTTTAAAATCCAGGGAACACCTTAAATATGAAGCCGAAACAATTCAGAACCTTATTTTGCCTGATTTGGTGCGTATCGGATACAGTAACCCCGTTCGCTGGCAGCGGATAGGTGAAGAGTTTAAAAAACAAGGGTTGGTAAAACAAACTAAAGACCTGACAGATTTCTTTTATAATCCAACTGAGGGCAAAGTAACAATCAAGCAAGAAACTGCTTTTATTGCAGCAGCAATTTTCGGTTCAGCAATGCTTGTCCTCCTTGCTTCAATTTATGTAGCCGGAAAACTCAAACATGAAATAAAGACCCGCCTTGAGATTGAAAAAAAACTCAAAGAAAGCGAAAAATATTACCGTAGCATCTTTGAAAACACCGGAACAGCCATAATTATTTACACTTTAGAAAACTGTATAATCAAGAAATGCAATGAGCAATACGCAGAACTTTGCGGAGTGCCTCGTGAGGAAATTGAAAACAAAAGAAAAGTATCTGAATTTATCGCTGATGAAGACTCTAAGCGACTACGTGGATATACCAAAGACAATTTTTTAAACAAAAACAGCGCCCCTAAGTCCTTCGACTTTAAATTTGTAAGAGCTAACGGTGAGATTCGCAATGTTCACGCCAACACTGAAATCATCAACGGCAGCACAAATTGTATCGGATCACTTATAGACATGACCGAAAAAGTAAAAACACAGGAATTGCTGATCCAGACGGAAAAAATGATCTCTGTAGGTAGCCTTGCTGCCGAAATGGCCCACGAAATAAACAACCCGTTAGCGGGTATTTTACAGGCGGTGCAGAATATCCACCGCAGAATATCAGCAGATTCCCCCGCAAGCGTCACGGCTGCAGAAAAACACGGTTGTACCTGCGAACAGATTAGCGCTTTTCTGGAGGATAGGGACGTTCTCAGGATGCTTGGTACTATTCAATCCGCAGGGGAACGTGCAGCAAATATTGTGTGGACCATGCTTAACTTTGCTCGTCGGAATGATGAAGGACAGAGCAGTTGCGATTTGAACCAGATTTTTGATGACATTACGAACATCATTACCCGCGACTATCACCTAAATACCAAACACTACTTCAAACACACAAAAATAATCAAGGAATACCAGGAAAACATTGATAAAATAAGCTGCCAGCGAATTGAGATAGAACAGGTGCTGCTCAACCTTATCAAAAATGCAGCATACGCGACAAATCAAATAGCTGAGTATAGACAACCCATCATAACACTAAGAACAAGAACAGATGACAAATTCATAATCGCTGAAGTTGAAGACAACGGACCGGGAATGACTTCGGAAGTAAAGCGACGGGTTTTCGAGCCTTTCTTTACAACGAAATCTCCTGGCATAGGAACCGGACTTGGGCTTTCAGTTTCATATTTCATAATAACCCAAAACCACGGCGGACTATTTGAAATAGATACTGAAATTGGAAAAGGTTCAAAATTTACTATCAAAATTCCCAGAGCATAG
- a CDS encoding response regulator, with protein MLNPQVLIVDDSKTIRSVISSELKKHSIDVTEAVNGIQGLDFTRTNHYDLVITDITMPGMDGYQLCTEIKKNPDTQSTPVIILSSNDRHEQIEKGFEVGAAAYVTKTKARKDLLPYVKEILNRAKLLRDKLVLVVDDSKYILNVVASGLTSAGFKVITATNGREAFDIASEVAPHLILSDINMPIMDGIQLCEKIQSHPGLSHIPFVIMSSGADRRTMRELLHKGASAFLVKPFNIDQLVITAEKLLSDHFQIILQQRELFKKERTLLMGSITSLIQALEARDSYTKGHSDTVSRLSVKIAERLGFNELDCERIAFAARLHDLGKIGIRDDILLKNGPLEDHEFAKIKEHPVLGADILNPIPSMEDIIPAVLHHHERMNGKGYPHGLIGKEIPLWARIISTADVYDALTTDRPYKKAFTHNHTMEFIKKISPDELCPECVKAFQAVMLEDRVPLN; from the coding sequence ATGCTTAACCCTCAAGTTTTGATTGTCGATGACAGCAAAACTATCCGTTCTGTCATTAGTTCAGAACTGAAGAAGCATTCAATTGATGTAACTGAAGCCGTTAACGGTATCCAAGGTCTCGACTTCACCCGTACCAACCACTACGACCTGGTAATCACAGATATCACCATGCCCGGTATGGACGGCTATCAACTCTGTACTGAAATCAAAAAAAATCCTGACACTCAGTCAACACCGGTAATCATCCTTTCCAGCAATGACAGGCATGAACAGATCGAAAAAGGATTTGAGGTAGGCGCGGCTGCGTATGTCACCAAGACGAAAGCCAGAAAAGACCTGCTGCCTTACGTTAAAGAAATTCTTAATCGTGCTAAATTGCTCCGGGATAAGCTGGTGCTGGTTGTTGATGATTCTAAATATATTCTCAACGTAGTCGCTTCCGGCCTGACCTCTGCAGGGTTCAAGGTAATTACAGCCACGAATGGTCGTGAAGCCTTTGACATCGCCAGCGAGGTTGCACCGCACCTGATTCTTTCTGACATCAATATGCCGATTATGGATGGAATTCAATTGTGTGAAAAGATTCAAAGCCACCCCGGACTTTCACATATCCCTTTTGTAATAATGAGTTCCGGCGCTGACCGCAGAACCATGCGCGAATTACTACATAAAGGAGCTTCCGCATTTTTGGTAAAACCATTTAATATTGACCAGTTAGTAATCACTGCGGAAAAACTGCTCAGTGACCATTTCCAAATAATCCTGCAACAGCGTGAACTTTTCAAAAAAGAACGAACTTTGCTCATGGGCAGTATCACCAGTCTGATCCAAGCCCTCGAAGCAAGAGATTCCTATACAAAAGGTCATTCTGATACAGTTTCGCGCCTGTCTGTAAAAATTGCCGAACGACTTGGTTTTAATGAATTAGATTGTGAGCGTATAGCATTCGCGGCAAGGCTTCATGATCTGGGTAAAATCGGAATACGTGACGACATACTCCTGAAAAACGGTCCACTGGAAGATCACGAGTTTGCAAAAATTAAAGAACATCCTGTTCTTGGTGCAGATATTTTGAATCCCATCCCCAGTATGGAAGATATTATCCCGGCAGTGCTTCATCATCATGAAAGAATGAACGGCAAAGGATATCCGCATGGCCTCATCGGCAAGGAAATACCTTTATGGGCGCGAATCATATCAACTGCGGATGTCTACGATGCCCTGACAACAGACCGGCCATATAAAAAAGCATTTACACACAACCATACGATGGAATTCATCAAAAAAATTTCACCAGATGAATTGTGCCCGGAATGCGTCAAGGCTTTTCAAGCCGTCATGCTGGAAGACAGAGTTCCACTTAATTAA
- a CDS encoding integrase arm-type DNA-binding domain-containing protein produces the protein MALTVKQIQAAKPKEKLYRITDSNGLCLEIRPTGSKLWRFRYRFNGKGKMIGLGSYPATSLKDARDKRDEQRKILERDIDPSEYRKDQQAAVSGENEFESIAREWHTKFKNTWTAGHAQTVISRLELNCFPWIGKVVVSEIEPPDILKVLRRIESRGALETAHRVRSILGQVLRYAVATGRATRDATSDLKGALPPVKHKHMATITDPKQIGPLLNSIDEYEGRHITKCALQLAPLVFVRPGELRHGLWSEIDLEAAEWRIPAGKMKARRPHIVPLSRQALEILYELKPLTGDGEFLFPSVRSKLTPMSENTVNGALRRLGYTKEELTGHGFRSMASTNLNENGWKPDVIERQLAHVEGNSVRAAYNHADYLPERRKMMQWWADYLDALKNEDEIPSI, from the coding sequence ATGGCTTTAACTGTGAAGCAGATCCAAGCAGCAAAACCCAAAGAGAAGCTTTATCGAATAACGGACTCAAACGGCTTATGTCTGGAAATAAGACCCACCGGTTCAAAACTGTGGAGATTCCGATACAGGTTTAACGGCAAAGGGAAAATGATAGGACTGGGCTCCTACCCTGCTACAAGCCTGAAGGACGCCAGAGATAAACGTGACGAGCAACGGAAGATCCTTGAACGTGATATAGACCCATCAGAATATAGAAAAGATCAACAGGCCGCAGTGAGTGGGGAAAACGAATTTGAATCAATCGCCCGCGAATGGCACACCAAATTCAAAAACACATGGACCGCAGGACACGCCCAAACTGTTATCAGCCGTCTTGAACTAAACTGTTTCCCTTGGATCGGCAAAGTGGTTGTCAGTGAAATTGAACCGCCGGATATCTTAAAAGTCCTCAGAAGGATTGAAAGCCGGGGTGCGCTTGAAACAGCTCACCGTGTGCGCAGTATTCTTGGTCAGGTTTTACGCTATGCCGTAGCCACCGGTCGCGCCACCCGTGATGCTACTTCAGATCTTAAAGGTGCTCTTCCACCAGTAAAGCACAAACACATGGCGACAATAACCGATCCTAAACAAATCGGCCCCCTTCTCAACAGCATTGATGAATATGAAGGCAGACACATAACCAAGTGCGCTTTGCAACTGGCTCCCTTAGTTTTCGTCCGCCCCGGAGAACTGAGACATGGTCTATGGAGTGAGATTGACCTCGAAGCAGCTGAATGGCGAATCCCTGCGGGCAAAATGAAAGCTCGCCGTCCACACATCGTGCCGCTATCCCGGCAAGCCTTAGAAATTTTATATGAACTAAAACCACTGACCGGTGATGGTGAGTTTCTATTTCCAAGTGTACGCAGCAAGCTAACACCCATGAGTGAAAACACTGTCAACGGAGCGTTGCGCCGCCTTGGCTACACCAAAGAAGAACTCACAGGACACGGCTTCCGCTCCATGGCTTCAACCAACCTTAATGAAAACGGTTGGAAGCCAGACGTGATTGAAAGACAGCTTGCTCACGTTGAGGGAAATAGCGTGCGTGCAGCATACAACCATGCCGACTATCTGCCGGAACGGCGCAAGATGATGCAATGGTGGGCTGATTACTTAGATGCTTTGAAGAATGAGGATGAGATACCCAGCATTTAA
- a CDS encoding transporter substrate-binding domain-containing protein, producing MLRFIFSAVILLVLAPSLVQAEKLLFVTLNSPPQSYIEDGKPTGFLIELVELAAKRAGYETEVRILPWKRALIMVKHGNADAVFNAGYNEERNKYMRYPETVLITEKVVAVRRSGSRVYFSSKFEGADKFVGGTGRGFYYGRAVDTAIKQGKFKRIEDVPNIDLNIKKLLLGRIDFFFADYYPAISYLNEHNLLGKLEAVINPLNGLPLVYSQSDTYLAFSRKKSPVPFIKVNTELKKMKQDGTYLKIISKYIPVHEGF from the coding sequence GTGTTACGTTTTATTTTCTCAGCGGTTATTCTCTTAGTTCTTGCCCCGTCATTGGTGCAGGCAGAAAAATTATTGTTTGTTACTCTGAACTCCCCACCGCAGAGTTATATTGAAGACGGCAAGCCTACAGGATTTCTGATTGAACTTGTTGAACTTGCTGCCAAAAGGGCAGGGTATGAAACTGAGGTACGCATTCTCCCGTGGAAACGTGCCTTGATAATGGTCAAGCACGGTAATGCCGACGCAGTATTCAATGCCGGATACAATGAAGAGCGGAATAAATATATGCGCTATCCTGAAACGGTTTTAATTACGGAAAAAGTTGTTGCTGTACGACGTTCTGGATCGCGTGTTTATTTTTCGTCGAAATTTGAAGGAGCTGATAAGTTTGTCGGTGGTACCGGGCGTGGATTTTATTACGGTCGGGCCGTAGACACAGCTATAAAACAAGGAAAATTCAAAAGAATCGAAGATGTTCCCAATATTGATCTCAATATCAAAAAACTGCTTTTAGGCAGAATTGATTTTTTCTTTGCGGATTATTATCCGGCAATTAGTTATTTGAACGAGCACAATTTATTGGGAAAACTTGAGGCGGTGATAAATCCCTTGAATGGTTTACCGCTGGTCTATTCCCAGTCAGATACATATTTGGCTTTTTCCAGGAAAAAAAGTCCTGTACCTTTTATAAAAGTAAATACCGAGCTGAAAAAAATGAAACAGGACGGGACATATCTTAAAATCATTTCCAAATATATTCCCGTTCACGAGGGATTTTAA
- a CDS encoding AlpA family phage regulatory protein, producing the protein MRTESNQTSYHLPNTGFVRLVDVLKVIPVSKTTWWKGIQTGRFPKPVKLTERTTAWRVCDIRRLIDELPNQSEA; encoded by the coding sequence ATGAGAACCGAATCAAACCAGACTTCATACCACCTGCCTAATACGGGCTTTGTGAGACTTGTAGATGTCCTAAAGGTCATCCCGGTATCTAAAACAACTTGGTGGAAAGGTATTCAGACCGGCAGATTCCCGAAGCCGGTCAAACTGACTGAACGCACAACAGCATGGCGTGTTTGTGATATTCGCAGACTGATTGATGAACTCCCAAATCAGAGCGAAGCCTAA
- a CDS encoding DUF4198 domain-containing protein, translated as MRKLFITALASTLLLIFCGSAFAHFGMLIPQDSIITPQKKNTEITLSFSHPFEGQGMNLVKPKKFSVFYDGKETDILPSLKETKIMDHDSFKTEYKFKRPGMYTFYMEPVPYSEPAEDNYIIHYTKTVVSAFNEGEDWNKPLGVKTEIVPLTRPWGNYAGNVFQGVVLLDGKPAPYTRVEVELYNKDSKYEAPYECMVTQEVLCDANGVFTFACPKAGWWGFAALNDADYKIKGKDVELGAVLWIEMLPYKTK; from the coding sequence ATGCGTAAATTATTCATCACGGCTTTAGCTTCAACCCTGTTACTTATTTTTTGCGGTTCAGCATTCGCTCATTTTGGAATGTTGATCCCCCAAGACTCAATCATTACACCACAGAAAAAAAATACTGAAATAACCCTTTCCTTCTCACATCCGTTTGAAGGACAAGGCATGAATCTTGTAAAACCTAAGAAATTCAGCGTATTCTATGATGGTAAGGAAACTGATATTCTTCCTTCCCTTAAAGAAACCAAGATCATGGATCATGATTCATTCAAGACCGAATACAAGTTCAAGCGCCCCGGCATGTATACATTTTACATGGAACCGGTTCCATATTCCGAACCTGCTGAAGACAATTACATCATCCACTATACCAAAACAGTTGTCTCCGCTTTTAATGAAGGCGAAGATTGGAACAAGCCTCTTGGGGTTAAAACTGAAATTGTTCCACTAACCCGCCCATGGGGCAACTACGCCGGCAACGTATTTCAGGGCGTTGTTCTTCTCGACGGAAAACCAGCTCCTTATACAAGGGTTGAAGTTGAACTTTACAATAAAGACAGCAAATATGAAGCTCCATACGAATGCATGGTTACACAAGAAGTTCTCTGCGATGCAAACGGAGTATTCACTTTTGCCTGTCCAAAAGCCGGATGGTGGGGTTTTGCAGCACTAAATGATGCGGACTACAAAATCAAAGGTAAAGACGTTGAACTAGGTGCGGTTCTATGGATTGAAATGCTGCCTTATAAAACTAAATAG
- a CDS encoding DUF3987 domain-containing protein, whose amino-acid sequence MSNMASMAFEGSNLLPSPTSFPQGVLPASVEDSLSVAASAFTVPFAVPAVTFLAVIGAAVGRTRGLEVKPSWITHPNLYWGLVARSGMGKSPCSNAILKPIHEQENAAFKEHKRELEAYELELREWQSSFARAQRKNDTLPDKPIYPTWEQIYVEDSTTQAVGSILSNNPRGILWYRDELSGLLADLGRYDNKGSDGGDKARLLSAYDCGAWKVSRSTKDALHIPHACVSIFGTVQPDLLPSLFKHKDTVSGFLPRFLFIRCEQEAPPLWTSESFDGEPADHIHGFIHQALDLNFGPENSPEIIKLSDAAKHKVKDWYDNQVLSHWYQPELEQFESLAPKLRGAFFKICLIIHMLDCWSTGKSEMIPVHHESIQRTIVLMEWLQEQQRQVWTLLSAGNKFQEASAIERRVAQAIVALSKELNQALLPTSRIVEFLNHELPESFHIKPDAVGKTYKKLGIETGRNSKERGAKLTPEIIETLSRYFPVEKGVIGVTDVTGANKSSEFQGDNQVTSKVTPIFQESSGVTSKNGY is encoded by the coding sequence ATGTCTAATATGGCGTCCATGGCTTTTGAGGGGAGTAACTTGCTCCCCTCGCCAACCTCTTTCCCGCAAGGAGTTCTCCCGGCCAGTGTTGAAGACTCGCTATCCGTAGCAGCTTCAGCTTTTACGGTTCCTTTTGCCGTTCCTGCTGTAACCTTTCTTGCTGTGATCGGCGCAGCCGTCGGAAGAACCAGAGGCCTTGAAGTTAAACCAAGCTGGATCACGCACCCGAATCTATATTGGGGACTGGTAGCGCGGTCGGGCATGGGTAAAAGTCCGTGTTCAAATGCCATATTGAAACCAATTCATGAGCAAGAGAATGCTGCATTTAAAGAGCATAAGCGAGAGTTAGAAGCATACGAGCTGGAATTAAGGGAATGGCAAAGCTCTTTTGCCCGCGCTCAGCGCAAAAACGACACGCTTCCAGACAAGCCCATCTACCCTACTTGGGAGCAAATTTACGTTGAAGACAGTACCACGCAAGCCGTGGGTTCAATTCTGTCCAATAATCCCCGTGGCATTCTCTGGTACCGTGATGAGCTTTCCGGCCTGCTGGCCGACCTAGGCCGCTATGACAACAAAGGCAGTGACGGAGGCGACAAAGCCCGCCTGCTTTCCGCATACGACTGTGGAGCATGGAAAGTATCTCGCAGTACTAAAGATGCCCTTCACATACCGCACGCCTGCGTTTCTATCTTCGGGACAGTCCAGCCGGATCTACTTCCGTCACTCTTCAAGCACAAAGATACTGTTTCCGGCTTCCTGCCCCGCTTCCTTTTCATTCGTTGTGAGCAAGAAGCTCCGCCCCTATGGACATCCGAAAGTTTTGATGGAGAACCGGCTGACCATATCCATGGATTCATTCATCAGGCACTAGACTTAAATTTTGGCCCGGAGAACTCCCCTGAAATAATCAAGCTATCCGATGCAGCCAAACACAAAGTCAAAGACTGGTACGACAATCAGGTTCTGTCTCATTGGTATCAACCGGAGCTTGAACAATTCGAATCTCTTGCACCTAAGTTACGCGGTGCATTCTTCAAAATCTGCCTGATTATTCACATGTTGGACTGCTGGAGCACTGGCAAATCTGAGATGATCCCTGTTCATCATGAATCAATTCAGCGAACCATTGTTTTGATGGAATGGCTTCAGGAACAGCAAAGACAAGTCTGGACCTTACTTTCTGCCGGAAACAAATTTCAGGAAGCTTCAGCCATTGAGCGGAGAGTTGCGCAAGCAATTGTTGCCCTTTCCAAAGAACTAAATCAGGCCCTGCTTCCCACCTCACGTATTGTTGAATTTCTTAATCATGAATTGCCAGAATCATTTCACATCAAGCCGGATGCAGTTGGCAAAACATACAAAAAATTAGGCATCGAAACCGGACGTAACAGCAAGGAACGTGGCGCCAAACTGACCCCGGAAATCATCGAAACGCTTTCAAGATACTTCCCAGTAGAAAAAGGTGTCATAGGCGTCACAGATGTCACTGGGGCTAATAAAAGTTCAGAATTTCAAGGTGATAACCAAGTGACATCTAAGGTGA